The Populus trichocarpa isolate Nisqually-1 chromosome 2, P.trichocarpa_v4.1, whole genome shotgun sequence genome has a window encoding:
- the LOC18096074 gene encoding butanoate--CoA ligase AAE1 — MEGMVKCSANYVPLTPISFLERSAIVYRDRISVIDGDVKYTWKETHERCIRLASALAHLGISPGDVVAALAPNIPAMYELHFGAPMAGAVLCTLNVRHDSSMVSVLLKHSEAKVIFVDHQFLSIAQGALEILRETKTKLPLLVLISECGQPAAISSPGILEYESLLATRKLDFEVRWPKDEWDPISLNYTSGTTSSPKGVIYSHRGAYLNSFAAVLLSEMSSMPVYLWCVPMFHCNGWCLTWAVAAQGGTNVCQRNVTAKDIFENIAQHKVTHLGGAPTVLNMIINASARDRKPLPGKVSVMTGGAPPPSHVLYKMEELGFHVTHAYGLTETYGPGTVCTWKPEWASLPRESQAKIKARQGVQHLGLEELDIKDPVTMKSVPADAKTMGEVMFRGNTVMNGYLKNLKATKDAFNGGWFRSGDLGVKHPDGYIELKDRSKDIIISGGENISSIEVESVLFSHPAVLEAAIVGRPDDYWGETPCAFVKLKDGCNANSEELIKFCRDHLPHYMAPRTVVFQELPKTSTGKVQKFVLKEKAKAMGSISKGNTSRL, encoded by the exons ATGGAGGGCATGGTCAAATGTTCAGCTAACTACGTTCCTTTGACTCCAATCAGCTTTCTTGAACGCTCAGCGATTGTTTACAGAGACAGAATCTCTGTTATCGATGGTGATGTTAAGTACACCTGGAAGGAGACTCATGAGAGGTGCATCAGACTCGCTTCTGCTCTTGCCCATCTCGGGATTTCCCCTGGTGATGTG GTTGCTGCGTTGGCCCCAAATATACCAGCAATGTATGAGCTACATTTTGGTGCTCCAATGGCCGGGGCAGTTTTGTGTACTCTTAATGTCCGCCATGATTCTTCAATGGTTTCTGTCTTGCTGAAACATTCGGAGGCTAAAGTTATTTTTGTAGACCACCAATTTCTCTCAATTGCTCAAGGAGCACTTGAGATTCTCCGGGAGACAAAAACCAAGCTGCCGCTTCTTGTCTTAATCTCTGAGTGTGGTCAGCCGGCTGCCATTTCCTCTCCTGGAATCTTGGAATATGAGAGTCTCTTGGCAACCAGAAAATTGGACTTTGAAGTTAGATGGCCGAAAGACGAATGGGATCCCATTTCGCTTAATTATACTTCAGGCACTACATCAAGTCCAAAAGGTGTTATTTATAGCCATAGAGGAGCTTATCTTAATTCTTTCGCTGCTGTTCTTCTAAGTGAGATGAGCTCAATGCCTGTATATCTATGGTGTGTCCCCATGTTTCATTGCAATGGTTGGTGTCTTACTTGGGCAGTGGCTGCACAAGGTGGTACTAATGTTTGTCAGAGAAATGTCACTGCGAaagatatatttgaaaatattgctCAGCACAAGGTTACTCACTTGGGTGGTGCACCAACAGTTTTGAACATGATAATAAATGCATCAGCTAGAGATAGAAAGCCTCTTCCAGGAAAAGTGTCAGTCATGACAGGAGGTGCGCCTCCACCATCTCATGTGCTGTACAAGATGGAAGAATTAGGATTTCACGTGACTCACGCATATGGTTTGACAGAAACTTACGGTCCTGGTACAGTTTGCACATGGAAACCTGAATGGGCATCCTTACCTCGTGAAAGTCAAGCAAAGATCAAGGCTCGTCAAGGGGTGCAACATCTTGGATTGGAGGAACTTGATATAAAAGATCCCGTTACCATGAAGAGTGTACCGGCAGATGCAAAAACCATGGGCGAGGTTATGTTTAGAGGCAATACTGTGATGAATGGAtatctaaaaaatttgaaagcgACAAAAGATGCATTCAATGGTGGATGGTTTAGGAGTGGGGACTTAGGGGTGAAACATCCTGATGGTTACATAGAGCTAAAGGACCGATCGAAAGACATTATAATTTCAGGGGGTGAAAATATCAGCTCAATTGAGGTAGAGTCTGTACTCTTTAGTCATCCTGCAGTTCTGGAAGCAGCTATAGTAGGACGACCTGATGATTACTGGGGAGAAACACCTTGTGCATTTGTGAAGTTGAAGGATGGCTGTAATGCGAATTCTGAAGAACTTATCAAGTTTTGTAGAGATCACTTGCCCCATTACATGGCACCTCGAACTGTTGTGTTTCAGGAATTGCCAAAGACTTCAACTGGAAAGGTACAAAAATTTGTCTTGAAGGAGAAGGCCAAGGCCATGGGAAGCATTTCAAAGGGAAACACTAGTAGACTGTAA
- the LOC7496864 gene encoding uncharacterized protein LOC7496864, with protein sequence MASLLPLLFFFFFASPSLVNAKTNSTITSINRDLYHSSADLLEQIKALVHRHPDKLTAETIKTGNKGYKAEITVVTYCRSRKETDDRSKFRILLSFGQHGRELITTELAFRILSVLSEEQFLPDVDAASLNNTLDKLIVKVVPMENLNGRKLVEEGDLCERRNGRGVDLNRNWSVDWGKKEKDYDPYEENPGTGPFSEPETQIMRKLALTFDPHIWVNVHSGMEALFMPYDHRNTTPDGVLSERMRSLLGKLNNVHCHKHCMIGSGGGSVGYLAHGTATDFMYDIVKVPMAFTFEIYGDTAASSKDCFKMFNPVDLTTFNRVLNDWSSAFFTIFKLGPLQLDGNHSKAMASGVDRFVSIDEYLDGYLMERRNRYGKKMEVLDVGMQEIRTYFRLFLLSSVLLLFMFCSRIAKGKSSRPIVSALSI encoded by the exons ATGGCTTCTCTCCTCCCtctcctctttttcttctttttcgcTTCTCCTTCACTTGTCAATGCTAAAACTAATTCCACTATCACTTCAATAAATCGCGATCTCTACCATTCCAG tgcTGATTTGTTAGAGCAAATAAAGGCATTGGTACACCGTCACCCAGATAAACTTACC gcGGAGACGATTAAAACAGGAAACAAGGGTTATAAAGCAGAGATCACTGTAGTTACTTATTGCAGAAGTAGGAAAGAGACTGATGACAGGTCAAAGTTTCGGATTCTTCTT AGTTTCGGGCAGCATGGGAGGGAGCTAATTACAACAGAACTTGCGTTTCGGATCTTGTCGGTTTTAAGCGAGGAACAGTTTCTACCTGATGTAGATGCTGCTTCTTTAAACAATACCCTAGACAAGCTCATCGTAAAG GTCGTGCCAATGGAAAACTTGAATGGACGGAAACTTGTTGAGGAAGGAGATCTTTGTGAGAGAAGAAATG GTAGAGGAGTTGATCTCAACCGGAATTGGAGCGTTGATTGGGGAAAAAAGGAGAAG GACTATGATCCATATGAAGAAAATCCTGGAACTGGTCCTTTTAGTGAGCCTGAAACTCAAATAATGCGGAAACTCGCCTTAACGTTCGATCCTCACATATGGGTTAATGTGCATTCGGGAATGGAG GCATTATTTATGCCTTATGACCACAGGAATACAACCCCTGATGGTGTGCTATCAGAACGTATGAGGTCATTGCTTGGTAAACTGAACAATGTTCATTGCCACAAACATTGTATGATTGGCTCAGGAGGAGGCTCTGTTGG GTATCTTGCACATGGGACAGCAACAGATTTCATGTACGACATTGTAAAAGTGCCTATGGCTTTCACCTTCGAG ATATACGGAGATACCGCAGCTTCTTCAAAGGACTGCTTTAAAATGTTCAATCCTGTTGATCTTACTACCTTCAAT AGAGTTCTCAATGACTGGTCTTCCgcttttttcacaattttcaaGTTGGGACCGCTCCAGCTAGATGGAAACCATTCGAAGGCCATGGCGTCTGGTGTGGACAGGTTTGTATCCATTGATGAATATCTTGATGGGTACTTAATGGAAAGGAGAAATAGATATGGTAAAAAGATGGAGGTGCTAGATGTTGGAATGCAGGAGATAAGAACGTATTTTAGGCTCTTCTTATTATCCTCAGTTTTGTTATTGTTCATGTTCTGTTCTAGAATTGCAAAGGGCAAGTCAAGTAGACCTATAGTCTCAGCCTTATCCATCTGA
- the LOC7496866 gene encoding pentatricopeptide repeat-containing protein At5g42310, chloroplastic, producing the protein MLLFPQPLPNRFPSISITSPIFQHHHRILQPQLAATPTTTALTATNLTDSSFPYSKRHHETSQNDIEDYYNDDDDDDDILPLQSLRYDFTPLINYLSNKISTSTDSDSDSASPTSLDSTEFQLAESYRVVPGPLWHSLLKSLCTSSSSIPLAYAVVSWLQKHNLCFSYELLYSILIHALGQSEKLYEAFLLSQKQNLTPLTYNALISACARNNDIEKALNLICRMREDGYPSDLVNYSLIIRSLMKNNRANSSILQKIYREIDRDKLEVDVQLWNDIIVGFSKAGDLDKALEFLGVVQGSGLSVKTATLVTVIWGLGNCGRTEEAEAIFEEMRDNGLQPRTRAYNALLRGYVKAGLLRDAEFVVSEMERSGVLPNEQTYSLLIDAYGNAERWESARIVLKEMEASNVQPNAYVFSRILASYRDKGEWQKTFQVLREMEDSGVRPDRIFYNVLIDTFGKFNCLDHAMATFDRMLSEGIEPDTITWNTLVDCHCKAGKHDRAEELFEEMMEKGYLPCNTTFNIMINSFGDQERWDDVKNLLTNMRSQGLLPNAVTYTTLIDIYGKSGRFDDAIECLDDMKAAGLKPSSTMYNALLNAYAQRGLSDQAVSAFWAMRDDGLKPSLLALNSLINAFGKDRRDVEAFVVLQYMKENDLKPDVVTYTTLMKALILVEKFDKVPSVYEEMILSGCTPDRKARAMLRSALKYMKQTLE; encoded by the exons ATGCTTCTGTTCCCGCAACCTCTCCCAAATCGTTTCCCTTCAATTTCCATAACTTCTCCAATCTTCCAGCACCACCACCGTATCCTCCAACCACAACTCGCCGCCACTCCCACCACCACTGCCCTCACCGCCACAAATCTCACCGACTCCTCCTTCCCTTACTCAAAACGACATCACGAAACTTCACAAAATGACATCGAAGACTACTacaacgacgacgacgacgacgacgacatTCTCCCTCTCCAAAGCCTCCGTTACGACTTCACTCCACTCATCAACTACCTCTCCAACAAAATTTCCACTTCCACCGACTCGGACTCCGACTCAGCCTCTCCTACATCATTAGACTCCACCGAGTTCCAACTCGCCGAGTCATACCGTGTAGTCCCTGGTCCACTCTGGCACTCCCTATTAAAATCTCTCTGTACTTCCTCTTCCTCTATTCCTCTCGCTTACGCTGTCGTTTCTTGGCTTCAAAAGCATAACCTCTGTTTCTCTTACGAGCTGCTCTACTCTATTTTGATCCACGCACTTGGTCAGTCAGAGAAACTATACGAGGCCTTTTTGCTCTCTCAAAAGCAAAATTTGACTCCATTAACTTATAATGCCCTGATTAGCGCGTGTGCACGGaataatgatattgaaaaagCGCTTAATTTGATATGTAGAATGAGGGAGGACGGTTATCCTTCGGATTTGGTTAATTATAGTTTAATAATTAGGTCATTAATGAAGAATAACAGAGCAAATTCTTCGATTTTGCAAAAGATTTACAGGGAAATTGATCGTGATAAGCTTGAAGTTGATGTGCAGTTATGGAATGATATTATTGTTGGGTTTTCGAAAGCTGGGGATTTAGATAAAGCGTTGGAGTTTTTGGGTGTGGTGCAAGGAAGTGGATTGAGTGTGAAAACTGCCACGCTTGTGACAGTGATTTGGGGTTTGGGGAATTGTGGTAGGACAGAGGAAGCGGAGGCAATTTTTGAAGAAATGAGAGACAATGGATTGCAACCGAGGACCAGGGCGTATAATGCACTTCTTAGAGGGTATGTGAAAGCGGGTTTGTTGAGAGACGCAGAGTTTGTTGTTTCGGAGATGGAGAGGAGTGGTGTTTTGCCAAATGAACAGACTTATAGTTTGTTGATTGATGCGTATGGGAATGCGGAGAGATGGGAGAGTGCGAGGATTGTGTTGAAGGAAATGGAAGCGAGTAATGTGCAGCCTAATGCATATGTTTTTAGTCGGATTTTGGCGAGTTATCGGGATAAAGGGGAGTGGCAGAAAACTTTTCAGGTTTTAAGGGAAATGGAGGACAGTGGGGTGCGTCCTGATAggatattttataatgttttgattGATACTTTTGGCAAGTTCAATTGTCTTGATCATGCCATGGCTACCTTTGATAGGATGTTATCGGAAGGGATAGAGCCTGACACAATTACTTGGAATACACTTGTAGACTGTCATTGTAAGGCAGGGAAGCATGATAGAGCGGAGGAGTTGTTTGAGGAAATGATGGAAAAAGGCTACTTGCCTTGTAATACTACATTTAACATTATGATTAATTCATTTGGGGACCAGGAGAGATGGGACGATGTGAAGAATTTGTTGACAAATATGCGGAGTCAGGGTTTATTGCCTAATGCCGTGACATACACTACCCTTATTGATATTTACGGGAAATCAGGTAGGTTTGATGATGCAATTGAGTGCTTGGATGATATGAAGGCTGCAGGACTGAAACCATCCTCTACTATGTACAATGCTTTGCTAAATGCCTATGCACAGAGG GGTTTGTCTGATCAAGCTGTAAGTGCATTTTGGGCAATGAGGGATGATGGCCTAAAGCCTAGTCTCTTAGCTCTCAATTCGTTGATTAATGCATTTGGAAAGGATAGGAGGGATGTTGAAGCTTTCGTAGTGTTGCAGTACATGAAGGAAAAT GATTTGAAGCCAGATGTGGTTACTTATACAACACTTATGAAAGCTCTGATTCTTGTTGAGAAGTTTGATAAG GTGCCATCTGTGTATGAAGAAATGATTTTGTCTGGGTGCACCCCAGATAGGAAAGCCAGAGCAATGTTACGCTCTGCTCTGAAATACATGAAGCAAACACTGGAATAG